The Crassostrea angulata isolate pt1a10 chromosome 1, ASM2561291v2, whole genome shotgun sequence nucleotide sequence aaatgtgaatgatgacatcttgaaatgaaaacaaaagatgagaaataaagaataattcttatttccgttcgtttgtaaggtgtttaaaacacaggagcaataagaagcgttaagatgacgttgcgaaaagtttgcggttgcgccgggtcactggacgaaggcacgttggccagcttaccaggaatgatctattCCTGCTATgaacaagaaacttttcacattgataatATCTATCCTGATTTactttttggtgaaatttcaagagtttatctttttttacttaaagaataagagaaaatgtctcaataatttccgaacaaccctcgtagttcatatatttcaagacaataactatgtattttatattaatgaaccTTAAAaggtgatgttatatatttattttttacttaaatatgtctgaatgttttaataatactataaagatcaccatttccgcctttgtcaaataaaaaatagcctttatctgacaaatctgggaaattgggcctACTAAAAACAACTTTAATAAGACCCTTAAGTTGGAACAAACCAAGAGGTAAAAGggttcttttttatttgaccatttgatgccttttagcgaTAACTtaaatatgtagaacagaaaaaaaatccctagggcataagtttaaaaaaaaaatgtaaaaaatgtgcaaatttgatacatttcaatcaaaatcctatagggtcctatgttaaaaattaacaaactttgagatgaccccttaaagaaacggtgtggtaaatgtcttattttttttatcttaaaataataattatatcagtagaaattcaagtaaaaaatttcattaaaaaatatagggcagaacaaattcggcccggcctcgttaaattgTTGATACTGTTCCTCTCTGTTTTCCCTCTAACACCTTTTAGTTGACCTTACACTGTCAACCATCAGcttttgttattttcaatacCGATCAAATTTTTATAACTTACATTTGGTTCAAATAAAATCCCTACTACAATCTGAGActtatataatttcaaaattcataatGACATGCgttgaaattgataaaactaaatcaaatcttaaaaattagaaataaaatgcTGATACTTACTGCGGTAACAAAATCCCAGTAATATGGTAGACAAGATTAAGTAGGCCATTTTCCGGATACATGGAGCAGTAAAACAGATAAGTAAATTTTCTTCAACAATTTCTGCAACAACTATGTTGGTCTTCAAACTCAATGGGGTTTTTTTGCAGAATTTTATGGTTTGAAGCTCTTTAAACCAAGGAAAGACTCTCATGGCTCATTAATCATTATTAAAACATGGATGCAGCAAGCAAGGGTAGAATGTACCtttgttaaatgttttattatgttaTACTtccatctaccgagtatgattccctctatttcttacggaaacttatagttaattcatagaaACTGACAGGGCTGAAATCTATACGCCCGTTTATCAATTGGTTGAAACCTACAACGACCCAAAATCACGGACCGAACGAAAGACACAAATTCCAATATgggacgatttggctgtttctttcagctaacgtactgatgtacagtaacagtaattttgtgaattttacttactttttacaatcaattgtcattgcagaaaaaattaatgtatatttttttctgcaacgtCGCCATGttccgcatgaatcaccaaagaaatcattttattgtttacgttAAATGGCTCTACCAGGATCAATGACCCCACCTTTTACTACTGACCATCAAACTTTAAATGCACAATATGTCACTGCATAATATTATCTCATgtcaatattataatatataatcttattttttttaattccaggAATTTAATGTAGAAAAAGAATAGATGGATCTCTGAAAGAGTTTGAGAGAATACATAAAAGATACAGCTTCGCATATCGtctgtttgtgtttttattctTGAATTTGTGGTGTTTTTAAGATGTTTTATTAAGaagtacttttaaaataactgTTATGTTCATTCTGAAAAAGgtcaaagtaaataaatcatACAATTTGTTGTGAATGCTAAACATATTAAGAATACTtgagaaatgaatatttttcatctGATTGTACATATTGGTAATTCCATTTTTGTGGATGCTAAATTCACACTTTATTTCTCCAAGTTAATAGcaagcgaagcgagctctaagatcCAATGTGCGTGGGAAAAAGAAGGGTCTAAACCTACAGatttatcaagaaatttttttgtctacgtcccataatgctctctaatagTTTCACCCGTGGTTCTTTGCCAACAATGGCTGACATTTAAATCGTCATTTACGGTGCCTTgaggtttgaagacacgttttgagtaccgcattaGCTTTGGTGAGACCTAACAGATTTTTTACATACGTAAACAAATGATTATTGATTTTAAcgtatgacgtcacaattatctcgcgctatatttcccgcgataaatttagagatGGATCAAAccaatctctcaccagagggcgtATTACGCTGCGCTACAACACCTCTGTTAACGTCTAAAAGCCAAGAATCTTGGCAAAACCCATTCTCAATcatgatataataaattatagttttatatgTATTCAGTCTACATTTCGATGTTAAAGCCTcgctaaaaatattgaaataaaaagatttttattggtAAACCACGGTAACAAACAAAGAACTATATCTCGGAGTAATACTCCATTACCAATGATTTCGTGGCACTACTTTTTAGACGTTAACAGAGGTATAAGTGGAGCGAagcaggaacgataactctgggTAGAGATTGGGATCAAACATCTGCAATGCGTGTAcaagctatttcagtatagactgcgatacctgcctcattgacacatgatttgttttacaatatttttttgatagagagattatatatatacaagcaagagccatactttactgtcatatcgaaccaattttaagttaattttgCTTGCATGTACAGTAAGTATGAGTAGGGGGGATATTTTGAacagaataaaaagaataaagagggaaaatatacaatacaaaagTTTATGCAGATTTTGCATAAGGTCaaaccatttttgaaaataggAAATTATACACCTACAAACATAGATCGAGGGCACGGATAACGTATGTAATTagaattcaaaaataaacaaatttcatctttaaaaatatgaaccaggaaaaaaaaataaggtacaaaaaatagtaaatactggaaaaataatttttctaactttgaaatattatataataatatctcaaactctctctctctctctctctctctctctctctctctctctctctgtgtctctgTCTCTCattctctgtctgtctgtctgtctgtctgtctctctctctctctctctctctctctctctctctctctctcaaacattCTTGGACGTTGGTTGATAACTAAATAAATAACACTAATAAATAAcactaagttgacaatgatgcaagttATGTGTAATTCCTGCTGCGCTCGCCACAACGGTAGCacagtaaaacatattacattcCATAAACAACCCTATGTGAATAACTTAACAGTTAGTAAAGGCCAATGTTTGTCTCTGATCtcctaaaatatttacatcgtACGCTAAATGGTATGTCGATGATACCCTTTTCGTAACTTAGTtgattgtaatacatgtaccttattaaataaattttcactATGCAAACCAGGAGTTAATggaaagaaattaaattattttcgaAAAACAATAGATTACATCCTAATGTAGAATTATACTGATATCCTGCAGTATTCAGAATATAACCAGGCCAAGTCTAATTATTTGTAGcttgaatgttttaattaaagtttTCGTTGATATTacacttaaaattaaaattgaattaaattaaaatttttgaaattaaaaacttgaaatttgaCATCTTTGATTATTTCTGAAAGTGGGGGGACATTTTATAAGTTATTAGTTCTTTGTTTTTAGTACCATGACAATTTATTGGAACTATGTCAATCTtgccattttttatatttttaattttaagttttatgtatttttttctattatgatACTTTGTGTTTATTCGGCATATTCATAAATTTCTAATGGTTAGAACATTCATTCACTTAAATGAAACTTCCCAAGATttttttattccacaatatTAAGTACACATTTTTATTCGCGCAAAATAATTGCATGTCCAGCGAGATATGTGAGTCGAATGGGACATACAAAACGTTGGCTAGGCTTGAACGATATGCACAGACGCAAATTAAAATGTATTAGTGCATTTgagagaaataaaatttaaaataattgggTTTTAACTAGACGTATCCTTTGTTTTCAGAATAAAAGGTTTAACACACTAGGTCAGATGGGAAAGATGGCGATTGAACAAGACATCACCGGTAAATGTTCTTACTGCTGGTAAGGCATAGTACAAACAAAGAAGGATGCTAAATTATTGCAACAGTTATCATACAGTGTCATGTCTGATGTGGAATAAACTGATAAGATTCCACAGTAGTTGCTCTCACATGGATCCATGGCCATATCATAATTGTTAATTCCGTTGAAGACATTGGGATGGCTGATTGATAATGGCTCTCCATTGGTCCATTTCCAGCCCGCAGAATTGTCTAGTCCAACAGTGATACCGACTGGAGTTCCAACTAAAGACAAATcgatttaaatttgaaaacacATTTATTATCGGTTTTTACTTATAACTTTCTTTTATCAATATCAAACATCTAAAAGAATTTACTTTCAACTATATTAAAgaagaattttattgatttttttaattactaagTAAAACAGTATTATCCTTTCAGGTTGTAAAACTTACAGTGCATGAGTAAATAAGCTGATAGGAAATCAATCTTAGTGTCAGTGTCCAATGATATCAGTTCTCCACCCTCCTGGTTGCAAACAGAGGTGATGTACGAGTACGTGAAATTCGTCGTTTGGTATACTTTCAGACACATACCTATTTCTCTGGAGACATCAAACTCCGGATGAGGACAACCTTACAAAACAATAACCAATAAAACAATAACcaatacaaaaagaaatattgtacaAACTGTGTCATCCAAACGAGTTTTAAGGATCGGTTAAGTAATCGGTTACTTAAATcagatttaaatttattttcaaagatatacttttatgaaaaaatattgaaaaggacaaaattttaattttagttaTGAAGAGAAAAGACAAATATTAGATTGCTATGTTTATTGCACTggatttaaatacattttcacaCTCAAAGTATACTTACAACGTATagttcatttattattttacttacaATGAGGCAGATGCGGCTGTCGCTTCAACAATATTGCAGGAGGTCAACTATGGTTAAAGTACAGCTATTGTAAAGCCATGTGGTCATTTGAAGGAGAAATGTAAACTCTAATGTCTTAACGAATACTGAAGACACGAATACATGGCGtggatacatgtatctgtatgtTTGTTTTAGTCAACAAGATATTGATAAGGTGACTTAAAAATGTTTTCGTGATTTTTGCAGAATATTTTCTGTATCAACGcaacttattttgaaatttaaccaCCAAGTCGTACTTTGACGTGATATAGATATAGTTTTACATTCTGTAGTACAGTAGAACTTCGATATAGCCACAATTTGTTAAACGGTTATAGCAAATTCGTAAGAAATCTTGCACTGAACTCGTAATAAAACAGTCAGCTGTATGTAGTTTTAACTATTGTTAACTAAAAACCGATATCAACTTCATcaacaaaaaatgtcaaaatagtcttttcattttgatctcAAAAATATATGAAGTAGAATTTGCGATATCAGTAACTGAATCATACAATATTATCTATAAGCATGATTTATCAGTAACTGAATCATACAATATTATCTATAAGCATGATTTATCAGTAACTGAATCATACAATATTATCTATAAGCATGATTTATCAGTAACTGAATCATACAATATTATCTATAAGCATGATTTATCAGTATCTGAGATCCAGTTTCTTTGGTCGATCTTTCAATCCAAAGACAAATTGAAAAATGCTATTTTGAAAGAACTAATTCAATATATAACTGACTTGCTGATAATATGTGTTATAgatttaaacaagaaaatatCCCTTAAAATAACTGTAAgtaaattgtgatttttttatgtatacattCAGTACACTGTCTATTAAATaccataaaataattttgaattttagaacgccaaaaaaaaaaaaaaccagatcctttcttgaatttattaattttaattattatagtTATTTCGCTTTTTATAGAAAAACAATTCTAGTCAgtactatgtacatgtacatgtatactgctGTATCAGCTTATCATTCATCATCTACAAAATCCATAATTCCAGATAGGGAACACAACCTTCACTTCTGCCTTATAGGTGTTACTAGTAATCTGGACGCCAACCCCGCCTCACAAACTCTAGGACCTAGTTCTGAAAATCGCCTATCTAATCTAATAAAATGTGCAAATTAAATATATGAACATTACCTGTTGATATCCTTTTAAAACCAGGACAAACACTACTTAATGTAATAGAATTACAAACCTTCCAATTCATAAACTTCAATTCCTGGTTCAGAGGATGTTGGTGTGTATTTAAGCAGTGGGTACTTGTATAGAGAACACATGTTTGTCATAGGTTTGTAGAAGATTGTTTGACAATATTTCTGATCTGCACACAACTTGGCACAGTTGATCGAGGACAGCTGTCCCTGTGTAGAATTCATGCATTGGTCTGGTAAAACATTGCTATATAAGATGCTTTTTCCAAAGTAAAGCTGAATGGCTTCAGACAAAACACctaataattaaaagaaaaataacaatatattcatataattggTTATACATTTAATCAGCAATGACAAATAcgtatgtatgtatttattcaAGTTTAACTTCCTACTTTTTATAACttaacttataaattatttacaacacTACGTCCTTAAAATATTATCGTTTACTGTATAGAAGAAAACAATTGCTCCAGTTTCATGTTCGCCTCTATCGCCCTATCGCCCTACTTGATCAGCGTTCATGTTCAATTTATGAAATTTCTTCTTTGGATGTTTGTACTTTTCTTCTTTGATCATATATGGATTAAAGAAGTCTTTTAAGATTCATTGTTTGAGAGATAAAATTCAGTTCAGTGAGTCTGGTCTGTGATAAACATATAGCTGGAAATTACAATATATAGAGAGGTAGCCCGACACATTTAACAAAGCAACGATAATTaggttttttgcatattttaacatttgaactgaaacagaaaaatagaaacCCTTCTCTTtcgaaaaaaaacacaattgaGATGCGTTTGCACAAATATTTCTTaactaatacatataccttAAAAATGACATGTGACGATAACAAACTGTGTTCGAAAtcaaaatccaaagaaaaaatacaaaacaagagAAGGACAAACTCGGACCTCTGCTGACTGGTCACATCCGTCGTGTGCTCCTTGTGGTAATCGGTAAAACGGAAAAATACATAGACggttaggtgattaattattgtctcagtaagtatgaaaaacgtccgTCAGCATGCGACCAAATGGAAGACTGATTTTGCTGATAATGTCGTTtaatcgaccatagaacttaccaaaaaatgatttcaatcgAGACTTTTGGTAGTCCTATTTTAACAACTTAACTTGGTTTCagtaactgagagacaaaaactccatatgcaggtgatgaaggtatattgctacagaAGTAAGGAAAGTTTTGATGATACTGATTTTGGTAAAAGTACCTATGAATTTTTAGGCATCCACATATGATTTACACCGATTATTAAATATACTGTTTTACAGTACTCTTCTTTACTGCTGTTAATATTTTAGTTAGGAGTAAATACGAGGTTCCATAGAACATTTACTGAAACCTGctatatatctttgtaacgattTGTATGAAATTTAGGTATCCAATATAGGTAAGCTAATACAAGTTCATTTTCGTTGTTgggaatattgaaaatattcaaaactgtcaTGATTTCGAAAAACAATTTTGCTTGGAAAGAAAGCTATCAGCATAAGTTGGATTGCCACTTGCGGAATTAAATTCAAGTACTTCTAATATGAAATTGACCATGTTGTTTCCTGCTTTGAGAGCAGGGACCAATACAAACTGATCGTGTTATCTCTCTAGTTCTTTTTTCACTTctaaattatcaaatatagaAGGATAAATGGTTTTCATACTGTGCTTTAATCGCTTAATGCGATATTCCAACATGCACCAAACTTTTAGCTATTCTGACAACATATTAATGTCTTCTTTTTTGTGTTTGGTACATCGTCTGGCGTATTCCTCTACAGAATTTATGTGAAATTAAAATACGAGTTGAAAGATCGATGTTTTCTAAATTTCGACATTTAAGAATAAGTGATTTAAGGTCATCAATATTTACTTAATTTACACCACTAGTAATGCCATGTCCATCCGGACTTTATATAGTTGAAAGGTGAAGAAGAGCAAGAACACGTTGGAGGACCATCAATCAGATGTTCGATGTTGAAAGCATTCTAGAgttttttgtagttttaaaatttcGATGCAATGGTTCATGTATAATTGTAAGAAATACAAGGTGTAGGCTTCAACTTAAAATATTGTGGATTAGGGATATTGCTAATATTTACTGCGTCATTGCCTTTGTTGGCATTATAAAGTTTAGAGAACAAACGTGGTTGTTGAGCAGTTCCTTCGTCATGTAGCAGTTTAAAAAGCCTATAGTTAGCTATACTCATAACCATCAAACCGAGTCTGTTTTATGGTGTTGAGGAATACAAAATTGgcattttctttactttttcaaGCATATGCTATGACGAAAAaggacatttttaattttattccatcatattttaatgtcaatttaagaAAACGTACATACCATAACCATCACATTTAAAACGAATATTTAAAGTAGTTTACCAAGGTTATTAACCCGTTTTTTATTCGAGtaggaatttttttatttcgagcTCGGGGATATACATTTGTTTAGCTGTTACAATTATTAGAATTCCCACATGAATACAATAAGAGTTTaacaagctaaaaaaaaaaacaattactcATAGAACACtaaaaagtagtagataattaCTTTTTTAGTCATACTTACAGTAAAGACAAAATACATTAAGAATTACACATAACATTCCCATGGCCATTTGTTTTGTGTGAACGTGTTGAGCACATGAGTGGTTATAAATAAAACGCATTCGCAAAAAAGAAATAACGCTTGGTTTATGCCTCCTATTGATTTATTTAGTGTCAGAGAGTTATGATTTTATTGGGAAATGTCTTGAAAACTTTCAACCCCATATTTATCTGTCGTAAAGAATGAATTATTAATAGGGAAAGGTTGTCCAAAAAGCGTGTTAATTCCCAGTATTTATTTAGCATTGCAAACGAAACTATTTCAATTACTCGACTTTGTTTCCgaaccttttaaaaatattcaacactTAGAGTGTATAATTATAGAGGCGTACAATTGATTATCgaaaaaaagacaattaatTTCTCCTAAATTCCTATATATACGCGTTtctcatttttataaaaacaatataacagtacttaattgtttctttttttaattttcgagaaatatatTGAAACTGATTCACAAATACACATATAtggtacaaaaaaaaacccaattacaAAACATCCTTTTTTGTAAGAGAGTTATATAGGATAGACTAAAGTAAAAATAGAGTAAAAGACAGACAAGTAACATCATACAAAATAGGTATATGTGGATTTTACTTATCATTATAATCGTAATAGGTTTGGGGTTCAATTCTTTTTATTGctgattttttcataattaaagtaaaaacatttaaagagtACTAACTAAACCCTTCCTCTGTTATGGACCTACGTTTCCATACATAATTCATATTCTATTCAATATTATTGGATTTTTAGGAAGTTAAGTTTAGACTTT carries:
- the LOC128172358 gene encoding uncharacterized protein LOC128172358 produces the protein MTNMCSLYKYPLLKYTPTSSEPGIEVYELEGCPHPEFDVSREIGMCLKVYQTTNFTYSYITSVCNQEGGELISLDTDTKIDFLSAYLLMHFGTPVGITVGLDNSAGWKWTNGEPLSISHPNVFNGINNYDMAMDPCESNYCGILSVYSTSDMTLYDNCCNNLASFFVCTMPYQQ